A single genomic interval of Myxocyprinus asiaticus isolate MX2 ecotype Aquarium Trade chromosome 19, UBuf_Myxa_2, whole genome shotgun sequence harbors:
- the LOC127410409 gene encoding transmembrane emp24 domain-containing protein 5-like yields MEVFTVCVAFLSLFVSVISAFSQSLDSDFTFTLPAGRKECFFQSMKKDASLEIEYQVLDGAGLDVDFYLHSPSGHVLAFDHRKSDGVHTVETEEGDYMFCFDNTFSAVSEKMIFFELILDNVDEGEKSEDWKAYVQGADLLDMKLEDIMDTINSVKARIGKSLQIQTVLKAFEARDRNLQESNYERVNMWSCTNLVVMVIVSGVQVYLLRSLFDDKRKIRT; encoded by the exons ATGGAGGTGTTCACAGTGTGTGTGGCGTTTTTATCATTGTTTGTGTCAGTGATCAGCGCTTTCTCTCAGTCTCTGGACAGTGACTTTACTTTCACTCTACCAGCCGGACGCAAAGAGTGCTTCTTCCAGAGCATGAAGAAAGACGCTTCACTAGAGATCGAGTATCAG GTTCTAGATGGTGCGGGTCTAGATGTGGACTTCTACTTGCATTCACCCAGCGGTCACGTTCTGGCCTTTGACCACAGAAAGTCTGATGGGGTTCACAC AGTGGAAACCGAGGAGGGAGACTacatgttctgttttgataacaCATTCAGTGCTGTTTCTGAGAAAATGATCTTCTTTGAGCTGATTTTGGACAATGTGGATGAAGGAGAGAAATCGGAGGACTGGAAGGCATATGTGCAGGGAGCAGATCTTCTGGACATGAAACTAGAGGACATCATG GACACCATCAACAGTGTGAAAGCTCGTATAGGCAAGAGTCTCCAGATCCAGACAGTACTGAAAGCCTTTGAGGCACGTGACCGTAACCTACAAGAAAGCAACTATGAACGGGTCAACATGTGGTCATGTACAAACCTTGTCGTCATGGTGATCGTATCCGGGGTACAGGTCTACTTGCTGCGCAGCCTGTTTGACGACAAGAGAAAAATacgcacgtag
- the LOC127410399 gene encoding phosphatidylinositol N-acetylglucosaminyltransferase subunit C-like, whose protein sequence is MGADSGSGAPSAVPWRKVLYERQPFPDNYVDRRFLEELRRNIRVRQYRYWAVVRETGLIAQQVSCVAVFLTLWSYMEQGDLVPSTVLWACLGCALLGYGLYEILGITCVRERTRLADLQSATIFLAFTFGFSPVLKTLTESVSTDTVYAMSAFMLLAHLVSFPYAQPSPPGSLSLNAALFGSVCLASRLPGALHTFTMLTCALLVFALWPCLLHRIREKAEWSFPWAAGLVCLAGVGGLGSLWPEGALLLSLALLTLTLICPLLLVHLQRHKDNIHGPWDEAEIREDLSRFLN, encoded by the coding sequence ATGGGGGCAGACAGTGGTTCGGGAGCTCCGTCAGCTGTCCCTTGGCGTAAAGTGCTCTATGAGCGGCAGCCGTTCCCGGACAATTACGTGGACCGTCGTTTTTTGGAGGAGCTCCGGCGCAACATCAGAGTCCGTCAGTACCGTTACTGGGCAGTGGTGCGAGAAACAGGACTGATTGCACAGCAGGTGTCTTGCGTTGCTGTCTTTCTCACATTATGGTCTTATATGGAACAGGGAGATCTGGTGCCATCCACAGTGTTGTGGGCCTGTCTGGGCTGTGCTCTGCTGGGCTACGGACTCTACGAGATCCTGGGAATAACTTGTGTTAGAGAGCGTACACGTTTGGCAGATCTGCAGAGTGCAACCATCTTCCTGGCTTTCACCTTCGGGTTCTCCCCTGTTTTAAAGACACTGACAGAGTCGGTTAGTACAGATACTGTATATGCCATGTCGGCCTTTATGCTCTTGGCTCACTTGGTGTCCTTCCCTTATGCCCAACCCAGTCCGCCAGGCAGCCTTTCCCTCAATGCAGCCCTTTTTGGGTCGGTGTGCCTGGCGTCCCGGCTTCCTGGTGCCCTGCATACTTTCACTATGCTGACCTGCGCTCTCCTTGTGTTCGCTCTCTGGCCCTGCTTGCTGCATCGCATACGCGAGAAGGCGGAGTGGAGCTTCCCGTGGGCAGCAGGGCTGGTGTGCCTCGCTGGagttgggggtctgggtagcctATGGCCTGAGGGGGCACTCCTCCTCTCCCTGGCTCTGTTAACACTAACTTTAATCTGTCCACTGTTACTAGTTCACCTCCAGAGGCATAAAGACAATATTCATGGTCCATGGGACGAGGCAGAGATCAGAGAGGACCTCTCCCGCTTTCTCAATTGA